Below is a genomic region from Paenibacillus rhizovicinus.
GGACTGCAATGGGAGCCATGCCATCAGATGGTAAGCCTGATAGATCCGATCCCGCAGCTTCGCAAGTGGGCATCGACAGGGAAGATTTTCAACGTGCATGGCAAGGACGCCACGATTGCTTGGGATGTCGTGAAGGAATACGGCATTCATGGGCCGCGCGAATTCGTCTGGCACCGCACGCCTGGCTTCGGGGACACGAATTGGACGGACATCATCTCGATTCTTCGGCAAGCGGGCTATACGGGCAGCATCGATATCGAAGGCTGGCATGATCCGGTGTACAAGGACGAGTTGGAGATGACGGGGCAAGTGCATGGCCTGAATTATTTGAAACGCTGCCGCGGCGGCGATTTCGTGCCGAATCCGATTGTTTAATCGCTGCGATGCACCATCTATTATTGTCTTACGAAAAGGAGCTTGAATAAGCCATGACCCATAAAATCATCGTTGCCGGCTGCGGCGGCATGTCCAACACTTGGCTGGATTACGCGATCCAGCGGGAGAACGCCGAAATCGTCGGCTTGGTCGATATTTTCGAAGAAAGCGCGAAAGCGATGGCAGCGAAAAAAGGACTGAACGTTCCGACGTTCACGGACCTTGGCGCGGCTCTTGCGGCGACAGGCGCGAATCTCGTGTTCGACGTGACCATTCCGGCAAGCCACAAGACAATCGCCATCACGGCGATGCAGGCGGGCTGCAACGTATTCGGCGAGAAGCCGATGGCGGAGTCGTTCGCGGACGCGAAAGAGATCGTCGAAGTCAGCCAAGCGACGGGCAAACGGTACTCCGTCATGCAGAACCGCCGTTATAACAAGCAAATTCGTTCATACCGCGACATGGTCGGCTCCGGTTCCATCGGAACCATCGGTTCGATCCACGCGGACTTCTTCCTTGGCGCGCATTTCGGCGGCTTCCGCGATGCCATGGACAACCCGTTGATCATCGATATGGCCATTCATACGTTCGACCAGGCGCGTTTCATTACGGGCGCGGATCCCGTATCCGTGTACTGTCATGAATTCAACCCTCCGGGATCGTGGTATGCGGGCAACGCGTCGGCAATCTGCATTTACGAAATGAGCGACGGCTCCGTCTTCACCTACCGCGGATCGTGGTGCGCGGACGGCTTGAATACGTCGTGGGAATCGGACTGGCGCGTCACGGGCAGCAAAGGCGGCGCGCGCTGGGACGGCGCGACGATGCCGTACGGCGAAATCGTCAATCCGGAGAAGGCCGAGGGCTTCATCCGCGAGATGCTTCGCATCGAAGGCCAAGAGGTCTATGACGGCCAAGAAGGTCACTGGGGCTGTCTGGACGAAATGTTCGCGGCGCTCGAAGCGGGCCGGCCGGCCGAGACCGACTGCCTGGATAACATCAAGAGCGTAGCGATGGTGTTCGGCGCCGTCGAGAGCGCGCGCACCGGGCAGAAGGTTATGCTGTAGCCCGCTTGGCGCTGAGGCTGGGCGAGGTAAAGCGGTAAAGGAGAAGAGCTTGCCCCTTTGGGGGCAGGCTCTTCGTATTATTAGGCCAATCAGAATATACCGGCACGGGCTTTCGTTTTATGAAAACTCCGATTAAACCGTTTCGTGAGGATTTCTTTCAGTTCTTGCTTAACCAGCTCCGACGAAACGCTCCCTTTCGTTTCCGGAATGGAAACCCTCATTTTGATTTGTTTTAGGCCCAATTAGGCCTGTTCCGAGTATACTTCCACCGACCATGGTTATCGTTGCTCCTAAGCAGATAATGGAAGCATCCCCCTATAGAAGAAATAAGATGCAATCGAGGATTTTGCGTAAACGTTATCATAAACGAATGTGGCGGAGCCAACATTTAATCGATACAATGCAATGCATTCATCTAATAAACCGCAAATTAGTGTCATGTTAGTTGACACAAAAATAAAAAAACTCGATGGAAATAATAATAAATCATTAAAAACATAACACATTCATGTCATATATATAAAATGTAAGCGCTTTAATTACTATTTTCTTTTGATAGACTCTTGTAATATGGATTCGTGTGTAATAGAATGAACCTAGAAATTGCGTAAACGTTATTACAATATTTTTTAAGGATTGGAGGTTGCCATGACGAACAAGGAAATCACAATAAAAGATGTAGCAAAGCGGGCGAACGTGTCTGTAGCAACTGTTTCCCGAGTGATGAACGGACGGGATCGAGTGAGCGATGCGACTCGAAAGAAAATACTTAAGATTATCGATGAACTAAACTTCGTTCCCAATACAATGGCTGCATCCATGGTAAATAAAAAGACCAATATGTTGTCGGTCGTCGTCCCGGAAATTCAGAATCCTTTCTATACCGCGGTTATTGGCGGCATGGTAGAGAT
It encodes:
- a CDS encoding Gfo/Idh/MocA family protein, translating into MTHKIIVAGCGGMSNTWLDYAIQRENAEIVGLVDIFEESAKAMAAKKGLNVPTFTDLGAALAATGANLVFDVTIPASHKTIAITAMQAGCNVFGEKPMAESFADAKEIVEVSQATGKRYSVMQNRRYNKQIRSYRDMVGSGSIGTIGSIHADFFLGAHFGGFRDAMDNPLIIDMAIHTFDQARFITGADPVSVYCHEFNPPGSWYAGNASAICIYEMSDGSVFTYRGSWCADGLNTSWESDWRVTGSKGGARWDGATMPYGEIVNPEKAEGFIREMLRIEGQEVYDGQEGHWGCLDEMFAALEAGRPAETDCLDNIKSVAMVFGAVESARTGQKVML